The genomic interval CCCAACTCGGTGGAACCGACATCCAGATTGATGTTCAACCCGTCCGGCTCACCACCGATGACCGAGACGTCTGCACCGAGCTCACGGAAGACCTTGGGGGCAACGTGATAAGTAGCGCCATGGGCACAATCGAGGACAATTTTCATGCCGTCGAGACTGAATTCGTTCGGTACCGTGCTCTTGCAGAATTCGACATAACGGCCGGGCGCATCGTCTATCCGGGATGCTTTACCCAACTCCCCGGACGCACACACCTCCAGCGGCTGATCGAGCCAACGCTCAATCTCGGCTTCCAGGGCATCGTCGAGCTTGGTGCCGGCTGCCGAGAAGAACTTGATGCCATTATCATGGTGCGGGTTATGGGAGGCGCTGATCACAATACCGGCAGACGCACGAAAGGTACGAGTCAGGTAGGCAATGGCGGGCGTCGGCATGGGGCCCAGTAGCTTCACGTCTACACCGGCGGCGGCGAGCCCGGCTTCGAGCGCCGATTCGAACATGTAACCGGAGAGCCGGGTATCCTTACCGATCAGCACACTGTTGCGCTGACCATCGCGCTTGAACGCCTGACCTGCGGCCCAGCCCAGGCGCAGCATGAATTCGGGCGTGATCGGAGACTCGCCGACCCGGCCACGGATACCATCGGTACCAAAATATTTTCTGTCGGACATTAGCGCGCCTCCTTCATTGCCGTTACCACCTTAACGGCATCCACTGTTTCACGGACATCATGCACCCGGACGATGCTGACCCCTTTCATGGCGGCTATTGTCGCGGCCGCAAGGCTTGCGGGCAACCGTTCATTTACCTCGCGCCCGGTGATCGCCCCCAACATGGACTTGCGCGACATACCAACCAACAGCGGGTGGCCCAGCACATGCAACTGCTCCATGGCCGCCAGCAGCTGAAGATTGTGCTCCAGGGTTTTACCGAAACCGAAGCCGGGATCCAGGATAATATTCTCCGGCCGGATGCCAGCCAGCTCCGCCGCCCGCATGCGCTCGGTCAGAAAGGAACTGACTTCGCGGCAGACATTCCGGTATTCCGGGCGCGCCTGCATGGTTTCCGGCTCGCCCTGGATGTGCATGATGCAGGCGGGAATATCAGCCTTGGCGACCGCCTCGGGGGCGCCCTCGCGCTGCAATCCGCGAACGTCGTTGATGAGCCCGGCGCCCAGGCCGGCGGTCTCGGTCATCACTTCTGGAGCACTGGTATCGACCGAAACCACCACTTCGAGCTCTTTGGCAATGGCTTCAACCACCGGACACACCCGGTCCAGCTCTTCCTGAACGGACACCGGCGTTGCGCCAGGGCGCGTTGATTCGCCGCCCACATCAATAAACATGGCCCCGTCTGCGGCCATTTGCCGAGCCCGGGCAATGGCAACTTCGGGGCGATTGAACTGTCCGCCGTCAGAAAACGAATCAGGCGTGACATTAAGAACACCCATCACGTGGCACCGAGCCATATCCAGCCTGCGGCCAGCGAAGTTCATGTCCATAACAAATCCTGTCGAGGGTCTGCAAAAACAAACGCCGCCCGGAATCCGGGCGGCGCGTGGGTCTTACTTACGGTCGTGCGAGAGGCGTCAGTGCTCGCCGGCGGGCCGGCCAACATCAGGCTGGCGACCGTCGTCAGAGCCCTTGGACTCAGACGCCGGCTCCTCAGCCGTAACACCACCAGTCGGACCACTGTCACCCCAACCCTTGGGTGGGCGAGGCACTCGGCCCTCCATGATGTCGTCGATCTGGAAGCGGTCGATAGTCTCGTACTTCATCAACGCGT from Marinobacter sp. LA51 carries:
- the glmM gene encoding phosphoglucosamine mutase gives rise to the protein MSDRKYFGTDGIRGRVGESPITPEFMLRLGWAAGQAFKRDGQRNSVLIGKDTRLSGYMFESALEAGLAAAGVDVKLLGPMPTPAIAYLTRTFRASAGIVISASHNPHHDNGIKFFSAAGTKLDDALEAEIERWLDQPLEVCASGELGKASRIDDAPGRYVEFCKSTVPNEFSLDGMKIVLDCAHGATYHVAPKVFRELGADVSVIGGEPDGLNINLDVGSTELGALKQAVVSRGADLGIAFDGDGDRVLMVDRDGSEVDGDELLYVIACQRFAEGRLKGGVVGTLMTNLGVELALREQGIEFERAKVGDRYVMERLIANNWVLGGEGSGHMVIRDCTSTGDGIVSALQVLLAVYKSGKPLAELRRTMSKLPQTMVNVRVAERFDPHSRDDIASAVRKAEAELGEAGRVLLRASGTEPLIRVMTEGQDAETIDRIANELAVVVENSSA
- the folP gene encoding dihydropteroate synthase; the protein is MDMNFAGRRLDMARCHVMGVLNVTPDSFSDGGQFNRPEVAIARARQMAADGAMFIDVGGESTRPGATPVSVQEELDRVCPVVEAIAKELEVVVSVDTSAPEVMTETAGLGAGLINDVRGLQREGAPEAVAKADIPACIMHIQGEPETMQARPEYRNVCREVSSFLTERMRAAELAGIRPENIILDPGFGFGKTLEHNLQLLAAMEQLHVLGHPLLVGMSRKSMLGAITGREVNERLPASLAAATIAAMKGVSIVRVHDVRETVDAVKVVTAMKEAR